A portion of the Gossypium arboreum isolate Shixiya-1 chromosome 8, ASM2569848v2, whole genome shotgun sequence genome contains these proteins:
- the LOC108467583 gene encoding xyloglucan endotransglucosylase/hydrolase protein 22-like, with amino-acid sequence MKSSLLVSVVISLVIVASAANFNQDIDVTWGDGRGKILENGNLLTLTLDKFSGSGFQSKNQYLFGKIDMNIKLVPGNSAGTVTTYYLRSEGSTWDEIDFEFLGNLSGDPYIVHTNVYTQGKGDKEQQFYLWFDPTKDFHTYSLLWNPQRIIFSVDGTPIREFKNLESKGVAFPKSQPMRVYSSLWNADDWATRGGLVKTDWSQAPFTASYRTFKADACVWSSGKSSCSSTSPSQNSWLSQELDITSQQRLKWVQKNYMIYNYCTDTKRFPMGLPKECTAS; translated from the exons ATGAAGAGTTCATTGCTAGTATCTGTTGTAATCAGCTTGGTAATAGTTGCTTCAGCCGCCAACTTTAACCAAGACATCGACGTTACTTGGGGAGATGGGAGGGGCAAGATTCTCGAAAACGGAAACCTTCTCACTCTCACCCTCGACAAATTCTCCGGGTCTGGTTTTCAATCCAAGAACCAATATCTGTTTGGGAAGATCGATATGAACATTAAGCTGGTTCCAGGCAACTCTGCTGGCACTGTTACCACTTACTAT CTTCGTTCGGAAGGGTCGACATGGGATGAAATTGACTTCGAATTCTTGGGGAACCTAAGCGGAGACCCATACATAGTCCACACCAATGTATATACACAAGGCAAAGGTGACAAAGAACAGCAGTTCTACCTTTGGTTCGATCCTACCAAAGACTTCCATACCTACTCCCTTCTTTGGAACCCTCAACGTATTAT CTTCTCTGTTGATGGGACACCAATTAGAGAGTTCAAGAACTTGGAATCAAAGGGCGTTGCGTTCCCGAAGAGCCAGCCGATGAGAGTGTATTCGAGTCTTTGGAACGCCGATGATTGGGCCACTCGAGGTGGTCTTGTTAAGACGGATTGGAGCCAAGCTCCTTTCACTGCTTCTTACAGGACTTTCAAAGCTGATGCATGTGTCTGGTCTTCCGGTAAATCATCATGTTCCTCCACCTCACCCTCCCAAAATTCATGGCTGTCGCAAGAACTGGATATAACGAGCCAACAAAGGCTCAAATGGGTTCAGAAAAATTATATGATTTACAATTACTGCACCGACACCAAGCGATTTCCTATGGGACTTCCTAAAGAGTGCACTGCTTCTTAA